A single region of the Aquarana catesbeiana isolate 2022-GZ linkage group LG07, ASM4218655v1, whole genome shotgun sequence genome encodes:
- the MUSTN1 gene encoding musculoskeletal embryonic nuclear protein 1, producing the protein MSQPQNEPVKKKRPAVKEEDLKGARNKLSQQTPIKSKTYQVMKQCEQAGCAAPSVFSQVRTGDETAFDKPQKEGPAKSVFG; encoded by the exons AATGAGCCTGTTAAAAAGAAGAGGCCTGCAGTGAAGGAAGAAGATCTGAAAGGGGCGAGGAATAAGCTTAGCCAACAAACTCCTATCAAGTCCAAAACATACCAAGTTATGAAACAATGTG AGCAAGCTGGATGTGCAGCTCCATCTGTGTTTAGTCAAGTTAGGACAGGAGATGAAACCGCCTTCGACAAGCCTCAAAAAGAAGGACCAGCGAAGAGCGTATTTGGCTGA